The genomic stretch CGACCTGCTCCAGCTCGTCGGGCTGGACGCGATGGCGCAGGTGGACCTGGGCCGCCGTACGCACAGTCACCAGTCGATGGCCGCGCTCGGCCGGATGGCCGGGCAGATCATGCTCACCGCCTGGTCCCGCCTCGAACGGCAGGGCCGCGTGATGGCGTCCGAGCCCCCGGCGCACATGATGCTGCAGTTCGGGCTCGACGGCGACGCCGACCTGGTCGATGTGGCCGTGGCCGAGCGACCTCCGCTCGCCTCCCTCGTACTGAAGGAGGACGTGGCATGAAAGTCCTGATCAACGCGGGGCCGTGGCTCACGGTTCCGCCCCCCGGCTACGGCGGGATCGAGAACGTGGTCGCCACACTGGTGCCGGCGCTGCGTGAGCGGGGCGTGCACGTGGTGCTGGCCTCTGTGGGCGCGAGCACGCTCGACGTGGACGAGCTGATCGGCGTCTACGACAAGGGGCAGTTCACGGAGCTGCAGAAGCCGTACAACCAGGTCATGGGCATCGCGCACGCGCACCAGGCGAGGCTGGTCGCCGAGCTGCGCGCCCGCGACGACATCGACCTCGTCCACGACCACCTGGAGGTGGTCGGGCCCGCGATCCTGTCCGCTCTGGACGGTCCTCCTGTCCTCCACACCCTCCACTGGGACCTGCGCAAACATCCGGACTTCTACGGCGCGTTCCCGTCGTCGATCGCGGTCAACGGCGTCTCGGAGTCACAACTCGCCCGCGCCCCCGAGGCCCTGCGCGCGGCCTCCCTCGGCGCGATCCACCTGGCCACCCCGCTCACCGACCGCGACCTCGGGGCCACACGTGGAGATCATTTCGTGGTCATGGGCCGGATCTGCCAGCTCAAGGGCCAGCACGTGGCGGCCCGCCTCTGCCAGAAGCTGGGGCTGCCGCTGGTGCTGGCCGGGCCGGTCAGCGGCCGCAACACCCCGGCGGAGCTGGACGTCGTGGCGCAGAATCCCTACCACCCGCTGTACGGCCATCCGGACGTCCGCTACCACCTGGACCAGGTGTCCCGTTACCTCGACGACGAGCTGGTCAGGTGGGTCGGCGCGGTGGCCGGCCCGGCCAGGGACTATCTGTACGCCTCGGCGCGGGCCGCGCTCTTCCCCATCCAGTGGGACGAACCCGGTGGCACGGCCGTCGTCGAGGCACTCGCGCTCGGGGTACCGCCCATCGGGCTGCGCCGCGGCTGCCTTCCCGAGATCATCGACCACGGCCGCACCGGCTTCCTGGCCGACACCGAGGAGGAGCTGGCCGAGTGGGTGCTGCGGGTGGACGAGCTGGACCCCGAGGAGTGCCGCGCCGAGGCCCGCCGCCGCTTCTCGCCGTCGGTCATGGCCGATCGTTACCTGGAGCTGTACGAGAGGGTCGCGCGAACTGCAGCATGAGCTCAAGGAGCAGGGCCCGGCCGTCAAGGCGGGGCCCTTGTCCCTTTGCGCTGCGTCACCGAAGCCAGTGCCGGGTCAGGGCACAGGCGACTGCGGCCGGGACCATGTCACGGCGCCTGGGCAGTCAGCCGGCGGCTTCATGAGAAGCCCCGGGGCAGGACGGTGACCGGGCAGGGGGAGGCCCGCAACATCTTCATGGCCAGCTCGCCGAGGAACACCCGGTGCGGCTGCGCGTCCTCGCTCGCCGCGCAGACCAGCAACTCGCCCGGCAGCCACTCGACGTCGGCCATCGCGGCGGCCACGTCATGCCCTTCGGCCACCTCCGACTCCGCCTCGATGCCGGTGCTCTCCCAGGCCAGCCGCACGGCCAGCGCGAGATCGTCTCTGAGCTTGACCTGATCCTCCGTACGCAGGTCGAACGTGATCAGCCTGAGCGTGACGCCCAGCCGCAGCGCCGCCTGCGCCATCCGCTCGACCGCCGCGTCACACTGCGGCCGATGCACGTAGGCCAGCGTGAGGCGGCCAGGGCCGTCGGAGGGCGCGTACTGAGCAGGCGCCACCATGACCGCCTCTGACGACAGGTGGAGGAGGTGGTTGGAGGTGGAGCCGATGGCGATGCGGCCGTGCTGCCCGCCGTCCGTCGAGCCGACCACGATCAGATCGGCCCTGATCCGGCTGGCCAGCACTGAGAGCCCGCGGCCCGCGCCCCTGCTCTCGTACGTGATGTACTCGGCCGGCGCCGGCCCCAGCTCCTCGGCCGCGTGCGCGAGGTTGGCCTGCGCCTCGACCGCCAGTCCCGGGCTGCCCGGCGGGTAGATCGTCGCGACCGTGAGCTCGCCGCCGGTGACCTGCGTGATCGTGGCGCCAAGGGCCAGGGCCTCCCGCCCGCCCGGGTCGCTGGAATAGCCGACGATCACGTGCTCACCGATCACGAATGCCCTCTTACCCGCTCTGAGCTGGGAATACGCGGTCTTGATCCGAACGTTGTAAACCTCCGGAGGCGCAAAACAGTGAAGATCGCTCTTGACGTCCGCTTCAACGGGGCCCATGGCCCGATCACCCTTCATGAAGCGGTTCAGCAGCTCCGTGAGCAGGGTCTGGCGTGCACGGTGGCTGCGGACGTCATCGACCAGAAGGTCATCATTTTCGCTGACTGCGTGGAGCGCGGTTTCACGCCGCTCCGCAGCGAGATCATGGCGGCGTACTACGTGGCGGAGCGCGACGCCACCACGGAGGCGTTCGACCGGGGGCTCATCACCCAGGCCGAGCTCGAGAGCAAGCACGCCGCGCTGGTCCGGCAGCTGCTCGCCTGACCTTCGTCATATTTCGGGGGATCGGCCATCTGACCGAGGTATGACCCGACATTCCGCCATTGGGTTGACGTATGTGACGGCTGTTGTCCGTAAGGTCGTGTCCACTACTCGTTCACGGATTGGACACGTGTGTACAACGACATCGTCGGCTTCGCCCTGACCACACCCGACTGGCTCCACACGCTCGCCGAAGTGGGGACGGATGCCGGGTTATTCGTGTTTGCGGCGCTGTTCGCGGTGGCGGCCTTGCGTGCGTGGCGGGCACCGGCCCGCGACCTCGCACTCGTGATCGCGGGGCCGGCGGGGGTGGTGTTCGCCTACGTGGTGAGTGAGGTGATCAAGACCTTCGTCAGGGAGGACCGGCCGTGCCGGGGCGGGATCGCGACGATCGCCCACTGCCCGCCGCCGGACGACTGGTCCTTCCCCAGCAACCACTCCGTGATCGCGGCCGGCGCGGCGGCCACGCTCGTGCTGGCCTGGCGCGCGTTGGCATGGGTGGTGTTCCCCCTGGCGGCCGTCACGGCGTTCTCGCGGGTGTTCGTGGGGGTGCACCACCCGCACGATGTGGTCGTGGGACTCCTGCTCGGGCTCGTACTCGCGCCGCTGTTCGCGCTGCTGGCGGTCGGCGCGGTCACCCCCGCCGTACGCCATACGCGCCTTTACCTGGCTCGGCTCGACTCGGTGCGCTGAGGCGCTTGCCGGTCTTCGCTCGGTTCGCTGAGGCCCTGGCCGAGTTCCGCTCCGTGCGTTGAGCCCTGGCCGGGCTCCGCTCGGTGCGCTGAGGTCCTGACTAGGGCGCGGATCCGCCGAAGCGGTCGGTCGTTGCGATGAGCCGGTCCAGGATGCCGGGCTCGGTGAAGGCGTGCCCGGCATCGTGCACCACGTGGAACTCCGCCTCCGGCCACGCCTTGTGCAGATCCCAGGCGGTCGCCATCGGCGTGCAGGTGTCGTAACGGCCCTGCACGATCACGGCGGGAATGTGCCGGACCTTGTCGACGTCCCTGATGAGCTGGTCGGGTGCGAACCAGCCGCCGTGATGGAAGTAGTGGTTTTCGATCCGGGCGAAACAGACGGCCATCTTGTCCTCCCCGAACTCCGCGACCAGCTCGGGATCAGGCAACAACGTGATCGTGCCCGCCTCCCACTGCGCCCACGCCTTGGCCGCCGCCAGCCTGGCGTCCGCGTCCTCCCCTTCGAGCCGCCTGCGGAACGCCGCCATCAGATCGCCCCGCTCCTCCTCCGGAATGGGCGCAACGTACCGCTCCCACAGGTCGGGGAACAGGTAGCACGCCCCCTCCTGGTAGAACCACCGCAATTCCTGCGGCCGCAACATGAAGATCCCGCGCAACACGAGCTCGGTCGTCCGGTCGGGATGTGTCTGCGCGTACGCCAGCGCCAGGGCGCTGCCCCACGACCCCCCGAACACCTGCCATCGGTCTATGCCCAGGTGCTCTCGCAGCCGCTCCATGTCCGCCACCAGATTCCAGGTGGTGTTGGTGCTCAGATCGGTGGCGGGATCACTGGCGTGCGGCAGGCTGCGCCCGCAGTTGCGCTGGTCGAACAGCACGATCCGGTACAGCTCCGGATCCCACTGGCGGCGATGTTTGGCGGTGCACCCGCCGCCCGGCCCGCCGTGCAACATCACGGCCGGCTTGCCGTCGGGGTTGCCGCAGACCTCCCAGTAGATCTGGTTGCCATCGCCCACGTCGAGCAGGCCGGAGTCGTATGGATCGATGGGCGGGTACAAGGTTCTCATGCCCCCCGATACTGCCGCATGTGCGTGGGTGGAACGCGATACCTGGAGGCATGGTCGCTCGACATTTCCTCTGCGCTCTTCTACGCCGCCAGGACCTGTGCCGGGTCCGGAGCGTGGCAGTCGATGGAGGTCAGGGTGGCGTGGTGGGTCGCTTGGGTGGCGCAGAGCCAGTCGTTGAGCGAGCCGGTGAAGCCGGAGGGCGGGCCGACCCTGAGGCAGGTGACCTGGCCGGTGCCGGGGGCGGGGCCGACCTTCAGGCGGCGGATGCTGCCGGTGCGGCCCAGCTCGCCCGTGTCGGCGTCGTATGGGGTCAGCTGGACGCCGAAGGGCAGTCCGGTGCCGTCTGGCTGGTCCGAGGGCTGGATGCGGAGGAAGTCGTCTATCTGGCGTTCGGTGGCGTCCGGGTGGGTTGCGACGTAGGCCAGGTGGTCGGTGACCAGGCGGTGGGCCACTGTGCGGAGGAGGTTGGTCGCGCACAGGTTGTGGGCGCAGGCCGCGCCGTCGAGGGTGATCTCCGGCAGGGCGAAGCGGCGCAGGCCGCGAGAGGTGACGCGCAGGCAGTCGCACACGGCCGTGTCAGCCGGGTCCCAGGGAGGGCAGGTGGCGTCGTCGTGGACCTGGACGTCCCAGGCCAGCCAGTCGTCGCCGAGGCTGAAGTCGGCAGGCTCGGTCGCGCATCCGCCGCATGTGACAAGGGCGGAGCCGATCAAGGGGTCGAGCAGGATGCCGTCGCATGTGCGGGCCAGGGACCGGGCGACCGCCCGTGCCGCCTGCACGCTGACGGGAAGCCTGTGCGGGGGCGCTGTGGCCGACACCACGATGTGTTGCTTCGTGCGGCGCAGGCGGCGCCGGTCGTCGTCCGTGAGCGCGGCTCCGAACGGTTTCCATGGGGTCGCGTGGTGCGTCACGGTCAGGGATCGGCTGCCCATCGCGCTGACCACGGCCTTCTTGTGCGGCCCTCCGACGCGCCAGGGCACGAACGAGCCGAGATCGAACGACAGGTGCTCCATGGCGATGACGAACAGGGATGTCAGCGTGCGAGGCAACGGGAGAATGATCTTCATGAGTGGCCTCCGTGATCGTGATGGGATCCCGTCGGGTTGGTGAGGCACTCAGGATCGGAGATGGTGGGCCGGGCCGGTGGAGGCGAACGGGATTCTGGGGATAGCGGCGACAGGATGTGCCCGCCCTGTGGATAACCTCCTCGCCGCTGCCCGCGATTCACGGTTCACGTCCCATCACCGGCTCGCGTCCCCACGCCTCGCCTTGTGGCCTCCGCCTTGTGACCTCCGGCTTGTGGCCTCCGCCTTGCGGCCTTCGGCTGACAGCTGAGGGCCGACGTCGACCACCCCTTCAGGGGGCAGATGGGATGCTGCTGCGGCCGTGTGGGTCACGGCTCAGGTGGCGTGGCCGAAAGTCCCGTCGTGTCGCCTTCGCCCTGGGACGGGGCGGTGCCACTCCGGTAACGTGAGGACGCCCCGGGAACCTGACCTCGCCCCGCCGCATCCCGATGACGCATGAGGACCTAGTGACGATCCCGCCGCCAGTGCCCCGCCTCGACATCCACCAGTACCTGCACGACCTTCCCGTCCCGCTCGTCTACGAGGGCCCTTGCCCCGGCGGACAGGTCGGCGCCGCATACATTCGCTGGCCCGACGGCCACCGATCCGTCCTGACCCGCGGCCCGGATGTGCGCCACCTGTTGTCGGTGGCGCGCGCAGCGGGCATCCCAGCGCCCGAGTATGAGCTGGTCCAGCCCCCGGTGGTCGTGCAGGAGCTGCTTCCCGGCACCGTTGTCCACACCCCGACCGCGGCGACGATACAGTCCATGATCGAGATCAACCGGCGGTGTCGCGGTCTGCTGGCCGGACGCTCCGACCTGCCAGGACTCCGGCTCTACCTCCGCGAGGACGGACCGGGCTTCTGCCTGCACGGATCACTGCGCGCCTACGACAGCCGGACCCGCCACCTGCTCGACCAAGTGGAGGAGATCGGCCGGGCGTTCCCGGACACCCTTGAGGGTGACGACCTCGTCCACACCGACTTCCACCCGGAGAACGTGCTGGTGGACGCGACAGGGGCGGTCACCGGCGTGATCGACTGGGACGGCGCCACCCGCGGTCACGGGGACTTCGACCTGTTCACGCTCCGCTTCGACCTCGCCCACCGCGCGCCTGACCTGCACGTGGACGTGCCCGACACCGTGGCCCTGGTCTGCTGGGCGCACATGAGCCTGCGCCTGGTGGATTGGGCCATCCGGCACTTCACCGCCTCTGAGGTGACCCTGTGGCTGGACGTGGCGCAAAGGCTGCGACCGCGGTGACCGCGGTGACGGTCACGGCGGCTCCGACCAAGGTGACCGCGGTGACGGTCACGGCGGCTCCGACCAAGGTGACCGCGGTGACGGTCACGGCGGCTCCGACCGCGGGGACCGTCACGGCGACGCGGGGCGGCAGATCGCCAGTGACTGGCCGGGCAGCCGCAGCCCGTCCGCGCCCGCTGAGACAGGCTCGTCGGAGGCGAGCAGCACCGTCCCACCCGTCACCGGCAACGTCACCGACTCCGCCGCGAAGTTCACGCACACCGCCAGCGTCCCCCGCCACATGAGCAGCCACTTCCCGAGCGGATCCACCTCCACCCGCACCCGCTCCAGCCGCGGATCCGACAGCTCGGGCAGCGCTTTGCGCAGCGCGATCAGGTCGCGGTACCAGCACAGCAACGACCAGTGCGCCTCTTCCTTCACCTCGCTCCAGTCCAGCTTCGAACGCAGGAACGTCTCCTCCTCCGACGGGTCGGGCGCCTCCCACACGTACCCGAACCCGTCGAACTCCCGCTCCCTCCGCTCTCCCTCGCTCTCCCGCAGCGCGGGCTCCACGTGGTCGGAGAAGAACAGGAACGGCGTGCGCGCCCCCCATTCCTCGCCCATGAACAACATCGGCGTGAACGGCGAGGTCAGCAGCAGTCCGGCCCCGAGCTTGAGCGCCGGGATCGGCAGCCGGTCGCCGGCCGGCCGGTTGCCGATCTGGTCGTGGTTCTGCAGGCAGGCCACCAGCCGGTGCCCGGGCACGCCGGTGAAGGACCTGCCGTGCGAGCGTCCTCGGAAGGTCGAGTACGACCCGTCGTGCAGCACGCCGCCGGTCAGCACCTTGGCCAGGGCCGGCAGGCCGGCGAAGTCCGCGTAGTAGCCGTGGCTCTCGCCGCTCACCGCGCAGTGCAGCGCGTGGTGCACGTCGTCGTTCCACTGCGCCGTCATCCCCAGCCCGCCCGCCTCCAGGGGCCGCACCGTGCGCGGATCGTTGAGGTCGGACTCGGCGATCAGGGACAGCGGCCGGCCGATCGCGCAGGCCAGCGCGTCGACCTCCGCCGCCAGCTCGGCCAGCAGGTGGGTGGCGCGCCGGTCGTGCAGCGCGTGCACGGCGTCCAGCCGCAGCCCGTCGATGTGGTAGTCGCGCAACCACTGCACCGCGTTGCCGATGAAGTAACGACGTACTTCGTCGGAGCCCGGCCCGTCCAGGTTGACCGCGTCGCCCCAGTAGCTCCCCTTGAAGCCGGCGAAGTACGGCCCGAAGGGGTGCAGGAAGTTCCCGGACGGTCCGAGGTGGTTGTAGACCACGTCCAGGATCACGCCGATCCCGGCCCGGTGGCAGGCGTCCACGAACGACTTGAGCCCGTCGGGTCCCCCGTAGGTCTCGTTGACGGCGTACAGGTCCACGCCGTCGTACCCCCAGTTCCGCCCGCCGGGAACGGGCGCCACCGGCATGATCTCCACGAAGTCCACGCACAGCTCGACGAGGTGCTCGAGCCGCTCGATCGCCGCCTGGAACGTCCCCTCGGTCGTGAAGGTCCCGATGTGCAGCTCGTAGATCACGGCCCCGCGCAGGTCCCGGCCCTTCCATTCGTGGTCGGACCAGGTGAAACGGGCGTGGTCGTAGACGGCGCTCGTCCCGAAGACGCCGTCCGGCTGCCGCCGCGTGCGCGGATCGGGGTACGGGCCGTCGTCGTCGACCATGAAGGCGTACCTGGCGCCGTGCTCGGCCTCCGCCACTTCGGCCGACCACCATCCATCCGCCCCGCGGGACATCGGGCGGCGCCCGCCCATGACCATCACCTCGACTGACGTGGCGTTCGGCGCCCAGACCTCAAAGATCATGTCTCTCCAGGAGTGAGACCGGGTACTGACCGAGCAGATGCGCCAGCGGGATGCGGCCGGTGTGGAGCCCGCCGGTGAGCAGGTCCCGCCACGTGCCCGCGGGCAACGTCAATGTCGTGCCGCCCCAGCCGGTCCTGGCCAGGCGCACCGGGAGCCGGGTGGCCACGGCGACGGCCTGCGGGTGGTGATCGCCGCCGCGGGCGAACGCGATCACGTGCTCCGCGGCCTCACCCTCCGCCCACAGCGGCAGGTACGGTGCCGCGCCCCCGAGCCGCCGCCGCAGCCGCAGCGCCTGGGTGGTGACCAGCAGCTTGGCCGCGTCCCACGAGGTCTCGGGTTTGCGCGGGTACGTCACCGGCCGCCGGTTGTCCGGATCGACCAGCGAGAAGTCGGTCGTCTCGTTGCCCTGGTAGACGTCGGGCACCCCGGGCATCATGAGCTGCACGAGCTTGGCGCCCAGCGAGTTCGACATCGCGAAGGGCTCGATGCGCTCGGTGAACTGGCCGATCGGCAGCCGGACGGCGGCCTCCGCGAACTCCCGCAACCCCCGCTCATAAGCCGGATCCGGATTTATCCAGGAAATGGCGGTCTTGGCCTCCCGCGCCGCCTTCAGCAGGTAGTCCGTGAACCGCTCGACCGAGATCGGCCAGGCCGCCATGAGGTTCTGCCAGGCCAGGTAGTCCAGGTGCGGATCGAAGCGCACGGCCGCCGACCACTGCGCCACCGCCGCGGCCCACTCCTCCGGCATTTCCGACAACACCGACAGCCGGGCCCGCACGTCCTCCGACCGCTTGGTGTCGTGCGTGGACAGCGTGGTCATCGTGTACGGCAACATCTCCGCGCAGAAGTCGTGGAAGTCCTCCACCGTCACTCCGAACGCGTCCGGCTCCCCGCCGACCTCGTTGAGGCAGGCCAGCGGATACCACCGGTAGAGCGCCGTGTCCTCGACACCCTTGGCCATGACGGGGCCGCACGCCTGCTGGAAGCGCACGATCGACTCGGCGGAGCCGTACAGGACCTCGCGGACGAGGGGCTGCACGGCGGGGGAGCAGGCCTCGGCGGCCAGCTCGACGATCTCGACGGACTCGGGCGGCGGCGGCTCGCCGGGCACCACGTACGCGCGGTAGACCGGCATCGCGGCGAGCAGCTCCCGCACCGTCTCCGGCGCGCAGGAGGCGCTCTTGGCCAGCCGGTTGACCTCGGCGCCGAAGAACAGCTCCAGGACCTCCCGCTTGGCCTGGGCCATCACCGGACGGTACTCGGACGGCTGCCCGGTCAGCTCGGTGAAGAGCCGGACGAGCGGCTCCTTGCCCGCCGGGTCGACGAAGAGCCCGTTGACCCTGTTGAGCACGTCGTAGCCGGTGGTGCCGTCGCAGGGCCAGTCGTCCGGAAGACGTTCGGGGCCGATGAGGATCTTCTCGACGACCGTCCACGTCTCGCCGACCCGGGTACGTAGCCGCTCCAGGTAGCCGCGCGGGTCGGCCAGGCCGTCCGGGTGGTCCACCCGCAGCCCGTCCACCAGCCCCTCGTCGAGCAGCCAGAAGATCACCTCATGCGTGGCGAACAACACGGCCGGGTCCTCCACCCGCAGCCCGATCAGCGTCGACACGTCGAAGAAGCGCCGGTAGCCGGGCCCTTCGCGCCAGTCGACCAGCCGGTAGTGCCCGGGATAGGGGAAGGCGTGCTCGTGGTAGCGCAGCACGTCGCCATCGACCACAGGCGGCGTGTCGTCCCCCAGGACCGGCAGCGCCACCTTCCCGTCCACCCACTCGATGTCGAACCACTTCGCGTACGGCGAGTCCGGCCCGTTCTTTAAGACCGACCAGAACTGGGCGTTCACCGTGTTCATGTGGTTGGGCACGATGTCCACGACCACGCTCAGGTCGTGCGCGGCCAGCTGCTGCGCCATCTCCCTGAACCCGCTCGCCCCACCGAACTCCTCCCTGATCCTGGAGTGGTCGATGACGTCGTAGCCGTGCCGCGACTCGGGCGTGGCCTGCAGGATCGGCGACAGGTAGACGTGGCTCACGCCGAGGTCCCGCAGGTATTCGGCGATCTCGGCCACCTGGGCGAAGCCGAAGTCCGGGGTCAGCTGCACCCGGTACGTGGACGCCGGCCTAGACACGACGCAGCACCCGTACGCTGCGGCCGGGCACCGCGATCGCCTCGCCGCCACGGCACATCCGCGCGTCGAGCATGATCGGCATGGCGGTGTCGATCTCCGTGTGCCACATCTCGCCATAATCCTCGGGGATCGTGAACTTGATCGTGTCGTAGTGGGCGTTGAACAGCACCAGGAACGAGTCGTCCCGGATCGGCCGGCCGCGCCGGTCCGGCTCGGTGATGGCGTCGCCGTTGAGGAAGACGGCCAGCGACTTGGCGTACCCGACTGTCCAGTCGCTGTCGGTCATCTCCTCCCCGGAGGGGGTGAGCCAGGCGATGTCGTTCAGGCCGCGCACCGGCTTGCCGTAGAAGAACCTCCTGCGCCGGAACACCGGATGTTTCTTCCGCAGCGCCGCCAGGCTCTGCGTGAACTCCAGCAGCAACCAGTTCTCCCGCACGTCCGACCAGTCGACCCAGGTCAGCTCGTTGTCCTGGCAGTAGCCGTTGTTGTTGCCCTTCTGCGTGCGGCCCAGCTCGTCGCCGTGGGAGAGCATCGGCACGCCCTGGGACAGGAACAGCGTGGTGAGGAAGTTACGTTTCTGCTGCTCACGCAGCGATTCGACGGCGATGCCCGCCGGTCCTTCCTCGCCGCAGTTCCAGGACCTGTTGTCGTCGGTGCCGTCGCGGTTGCCCTCCTTGTTGGCCTCGTTGTGCTTGTTGTTGTACGAGACGAGGTCCTGCAGGGTGAAGCCGTCGTGGCAGGTGACGAAGTTGATCGAGGCGGCGGGCCGGCGGCTGTCGTCCTGGTAGAGGTCGCTCGATCCGGTGAACCGCGACCCGAACTCGGGCAGCGTGGCCGCCTGACCCCGCCACAGGTCGCGGATGGTGTCGCGGTAGCGCCCGTTCCACTCGGTCCACCGGGACGGGAAGTTGCCGACCTGGTAGCCGCCGGGGCCCACGTCCCATGGCTCGGCGATGAGCTTGACCTGCGACAACACGGGGTCCTGCTGCACCAGGTCGAAGAACGCGCTCAGCCGGTCCACCTCGTGCAGCTCCCTGGCCAGCGTCGAGGCCAGATCGAAGCGGAACCCGTCCACATGCATCTCGATGACCCAGTACCGCAGCGAGTCCATGATCATCTGGAGCACGTGCGGGGAACGCATGAGCAGGCTGTTGCCCGTGCCCGTGGTGTCCACGTAGTAGCGCTTGTCGTTGTCGACCAGCCGGTAGTAGTTGATGTTGTCGATCCCCCGGAACCCCAGCGTCGGCCCCAGGTGGTTGCCCTCGGCGGTGTGGTTGTAGACGACGTCCAGGATCACCTCGATGCCGGCCTCGTGCAGCCCTCTGACCATGGCCTTGAACTCCAGCACCTGCCCGCCGCGCTGCCCCTGGCTGGAGTAGCGGTTGTGCGGCGCGAAGAACCCGATCGAGTTGTAGCCCCAGTAGTTGGACAGGCCGCGCTGCTCGAGAATGTGATCGGTGACGAACTGGTGCACCGGCATGAGCTCCAGCGCCGTCACGCCGAGCTTGGTGAGGTGGTCGAGGATCTCGGGGTGGTGCAGGGCCGCGTACGTGCCGCGCAGGTGCTTGGGGATCTTGGGGTGGCTGATCGTGAGCCCGCGCACGTGGGCCTCGTAGATCACGGTGTCGTGGTACGGCGTCGCGGGGGGCCGGTCGTGGCCCCAGCCGAAGAACGGGTTGATCACCACCGAACGCGGCACGTAGGGGGCCGAGTCCAGGTCGTTGCGGGTGTCGGGGTGGCTGAAGCGGTAGCCGTACACCGCCTCGTTCCAGGTCACGCCCCCCTCGATCGCCATGGCGTACGGGTCGAGCAGCACCTTGGCCGGGTTGCACCGCATCCCGCGCGCCGGGTCGTACGGACCGTGGATCCGGTAGCCGTACCGCTGGCCCGGGCCGATGCCCGGCAGGTAGCCGTGCCAGATGAACCCGTCCACCTCGGTGAGCGGCACCCTCGACTCGACGTTGTCCTCGTCGAACAGGCACAGCTCGACATTGTCCGCGACCTCGGTATAGAGCGAGAAATTGGTTCCGGCCCCGTCATAAGTGGCTCCGAGCGGATAGGGGTCTCCCGGCCAGATCTCGATCATCGAGGCTCCCTTGCGGTCTCTCCCCATGTTCTGTCCCCCCGCTCAGCCGGACAACCCGGGCGTTGCCGAACCCCCTTCTTCTTTCCCACGCTCACCACCTCGTTACTCCAGCTGAACGCCGCTGAGCCGTCCCGAAGTGTTTGCATCGCCGGTCACCGGCAACGTGGCGCGTCATGAGCGGTTTCAAGCAGTTCTTATTGCGCGGCAACATCGTCGAGCTCGCCGTGGCAGTGATCGTCGGCGCCACGTTCAGCGGTCTGGTGCAGGCGCTGGTCAGCGACCTGGTCACCCCGCTGATCGGCGCGGTGACCGGCGGCAGACAGCCGGACTTCGCCCAGTACTCCTTCACGATCAACGGCAGCCGGTTCAAGTACGGCGACTTCCTCAACCACCTGATCAGCTTCCTGCTCATCTCGGCCATCGTCTACTGGCTGATCGTGGCCCCGATGACCAGGCTGATCAGGGTGTTCGACCGGGACAAGGCGGCGGCGACCAAGCAGTGTCCCGAGTGCC from Nonomuraea polychroma encodes the following:
- the treY gene encoding malto-oligosyltrehalose synthase → MSRPASTYRVQLTPDFGFAQVAEIAEYLRDLGVSHVYLSPILQATPESRHGYDVIDHSRIREEFGGASGFREMAQQLAAHDLSVVVDIVPNHMNTVNAQFWSVLKNGPDSPYAKWFDIEWVDGKVALPVLGDDTPPVVDGDVLRYHEHAFPYPGHYRLVDWREGPGYRRFFDVSTLIGLRVEDPAVLFATHEVIFWLLDEGLVDGLRVDHPDGLADPRGYLERLRTRVGETWTVVEKILIGPERLPDDWPCDGTTGYDVLNRVNGLFVDPAGKEPLVRLFTELTGQPSEYRPVMAQAKREVLELFFGAEVNRLAKSASCAPETVRELLAAMPVYRAYVVPGEPPPPESVEIVELAAEACSPAVQPLVREVLYGSAESIVRFQQACGPVMAKGVEDTALYRWYPLACLNEVGGEPDAFGVTVEDFHDFCAEMLPYTMTTLSTHDTKRSEDVRARLSVLSEMPEEWAAAVAQWSAAVRFDPHLDYLAWQNLMAAWPISVERFTDYLLKAAREAKTAISWINPDPAYERGLREFAEAAVRLPIGQFTERIEPFAMSNSLGAKLVQLMMPGVPDVYQGNETTDFSLVDPDNRRPVTYPRKPETSWDAAKLLVTTQALRLRRRLGGAAPYLPLWAEGEAAEHVIAFARGGDHHPQAVAVATRLPVRLARTGWGGTTLTLPAGTWRDLLTGGLHTGRIPLAHLLGQYPVSLLERHDL
- the glgX gene encoding glycogen debranching protein GlgX; its protein translation is MIEIWPGDPYPLGATYDGAGTNFSLYTEVADNVELCLFDEDNVESRVPLTEVDGFIWHGYLPGIGPGQRYGYRIHGPYDPARGMRCNPAKVLLDPYAMAIEGGVTWNEAVYGYRFSHPDTRNDLDSAPYVPRSVVINPFFGWGHDRPPATPYHDTVIYEAHVRGLTISHPKIPKHLRGTYAALHHPEILDHLTKLGVTALELMPVHQFVTDHILEQRGLSNYWGYNSIGFFAPHNRYSSQGQRGGQVLEFKAMVRGLHEAGIEVILDVVYNHTAEGNHLGPTLGFRGIDNINYYRLVDNDKRYYVDTTGTGNSLLMRSPHVLQMIMDSLRYWVIEMHVDGFRFDLASTLARELHEVDRLSAFFDLVQQDPVLSQVKLIAEPWDVGPGGYQVGNFPSRWTEWNGRYRDTIRDLWRGQAATLPEFGSRFTGSSDLYQDDSRRPAASINFVTCHDGFTLQDLVSYNNKHNEANKEGNRDGTDDNRSWNCGEEGPAGIAVESLREQQKRNFLTTLFLSQGVPMLSHGDELGRTQKGNNNGYCQDNELTWVDWSDVRENWLLLEFTQSLAALRKKHPVFRRRRFFYGKPVRGLNDIAWLTPSGEEMTDSDWTVGYAKSLAVFLNGDAITEPDRRGRPIRDDSFLVLFNAHYDTIKFTIPEDYGEMWHTEIDTAMPIMLDARMCRGGEAIAVPGRSVRVLRRV
- the mscL gene encoding large conductance mechanosensitive channel protein MscL yields the protein MSGFKQFLLRGNIVELAVAVIVGATFSGLVQALVSDLVTPLIGAVTGGRQPDFAQYSFTINGSRFKYGDFLNHLISFLLISAIVYWLIVAPMTRLIRVFDRDKAAATKQCPECLSDIPAEARRCAQCTSELVPESEKPR